The Vitis vinifera cultivar Pinot Noir 40024 chromosome 7, ASM3070453v1 genomic interval ttaatagaGATGAAATAaggtatatttaataaaaatatttttttaatagttttatttttaaaataagtcttTAATTGATATAGGgatgaagaaaattattgaaggatatttttattaaaaaatatattatatttcatatgTTTAATCACAGAACCCTTTGTAATTCGTAATTAATATCATTTCAGGTCTTTGAAACCTCTGAAGTTGCAGAAGCTCATCATCTGAAAATTTTTCAGTCTAGGTGACGCTTTTCAGACGGGTTAATTAAGATAAGGTGGtcctactttatttattttaagggCCGGAGATCCTGGGCCGTCATGCTTTGTTGACATCTCTCAAATGGGCCCTTTGGTCTGGTCTCCGTAATGGGTTCGACCCAAAATTTCCCGGGTCAAGTCGCAGATGAAACCCTAAAACACAGGAGTTGAATTCTGAAGATCGAGAACACGAATCTCACAAATTACACCTCGATTTCGAAGGCTCCAAAATGTTTGGACGCAGAAGATTTCTATCTTTCCCTTTGGTGATCGGAGCAGTCGTGTTAGTTTCTCTTCCCTCAACTCTTACTCTCTTCTTTCTGTGGATTTAACATATTTAGCTAGGGAGCCAATTAGTGTGCAATTCGGAATTGGTTTACTAGATGTTTCTGTCTTTTCTGTGATCTagtgaataaataattttattgtctAAAAAATTCTATTGTGTTTGAGGATGGTGTTGGTTGGCATATGAATCTGCTTGAACCTGGTGCGTGTTCTGCTAATATCGTGCCATTTCAATGAGGGGTTGATATTGTGCTATTTGTGTGCCTTAACATGGGCTTTAATAACTTCAGATGTAAAGAAATCTGCTTgttggtttttaattttgtgGAATGCTTGACCTGATCATGAGGTGATATGTTTTTCAAACAGTGAATGACTTTATATGGGTTCTGATGTCTTGTAGGATTGGAGTTGTTTCTGGGAAGGCAATATTTGGACCCCCACTTGATGAATACTGGAAAAAGAAGCTCCAGGAAGAGGCAGCAGCCAAGGAGACTGATGCAAGCTCCAGGTAGCAAATTTAGGTTGTTCAACATTTTTGGTTGTTTTAAAAAGTTGCAGAACAGGGATGATCGTATTCTTTCATCCCAGTATTCTTTCTAAAGAGGCTCTTATAGATTCATGTGTTTATTGTATCTGATGTTTTTCAGTATAAAAATTAGAATGGCGTGGAAGCCAATACTTGTGATTCTaaactgaattttttttattggtaacATTGTGTCTCTATGAGACTCAGAACCTGGAATCTCCCGCAATGTCATCCTAATTCCTTATCACTTGAGCCCGGCCTTAAACCAGGGTTAAAGCATGCTAATTGAGTAGCACCTCTTGAATCAAATGAGGAAAGACCCATGACACTCCAAATGAGGAAAACATGAATGGTCACAAACTAGAAGCCTATTTGCAGTGAATGTGCTTTGTAAGCTCATTGTATTATTTACAGAGATAGCACTTACTATTCTTATTCCAACTGCTCTTTATGAGTCAATTGATGGTAAGGATTTTCATGCAGCTGCCTCCCAAACAAGAAAATGCACCTTGGATGGCCTCCAAAAATCTCTTCTGAGAAGTTTGAACAATTGCTCAAAATCAATGATTTCTAGTAAGATTTAATTAAGAGAGATCCTTTCTCAGAGACCTTCTCACTAGGAACAATCACCAGAGTCAGAGCTGGCAACAAGGACTCCACCAAAACCATCTCTTAATCCTGGAAGCTTCTTTTAAACTTCGGATTCTAACAATCATCCTTCCAGCAATCCAACCCCAAAACCTCTTTTTGAACTGCCAAATTAAACAGCAAAGGAAATTGTTCTTTTAAACAGATGCTCCCTGCACTAATTGTCTTCCCACAACAAGATCCATAGACCATAATCAGCTGAAAAACACATTCCTAGGCACAATCATCCCTTGCATTCCCATTGGCCTTCAATAAGCTCGACCTGTAGGCTTCTCCACCCTCTACAGATTGCCATCCCCCTTCTACCTCCCCTTATGTTTGTACAATTACCTTTCTCCAAAGTCTTTCATGCTGTGTCACAAATCTCTATTGAGAGCCTTAAGACTTCTAATGCCCAAGCGCCTAAAGtcatttatgaataaaaagttGACTCTTGTGAAGTGCATTTTTCTATCTAAAGGACCTCCTAAAGAAAgtttctttgaatcttttccaaCTCTACACCTGATCTTCCTAGAAATAACAAAGATTGACAAAAACTAGCTCGGTAGGCTAGAAAGCCTGCTTCTTAATAGGGTAAACATACTGCCCTTAAACATTGTCTTATATTAGAAGCCAACATGCTTTTAAATCTCTCATGTGCCTTGCCCAAACAGAAGAGGACTTGAAAGCCACGCCCAATGGCCACCCTAATAACTTGGTGGTCTGCTTTACTCCCCTATCTGACTAGCCAAACCCCTTAATCTCCTCCACCCTTCCAATCCGAATAAGCTCACTCTTCTCTGAATTGATTTCTAAGCATGAAACTGCTTGAAAACACAACAAAATCCAGCTAGCATATAACAGCTTGTTAGCCTTACAAAACAACAGGATATTGTCAGCAAACAGAAGGTGCAAGATCTCCCCTTATTGCCTTCCACTTTTGAACCCACTAATAAGCCCCCTTCTACCACCCTTTGGTTAAATAACTTGACACCTCTATCACAAGGATAACACATAGGGAGAGAGAGATCTCCTCACcttggatttcttgagctacgGAAGCAATCAGTTGGAGAGCCATTGACCAACAGAAGAAAACTGGACCCTAGAAATACCAAATCAGATCCAATCAGTCCATTTATGCCCGAATGCCATATTGTGCAAGAAGTCCTGTCACTGAACCTTGCTTATGCATCATTGATATGCTCTTCAGCATTCTAGATTTGATAGGAAAGTTTTTAATGGAGGGAACttctgaaaaaaaaaggaaggctAGAGTCCTTTTTACTTTGATAGTCAGGGAATCCtgtcttatatttatttttattaaactacAGCCTCTGCCAATCTCATTCTACCCGATGCTAATTGCCAGCCCAAAATAGCAATAGAACGTAGTTCTTCTGGACGAAGGTAAACTAATGGTGTGGTCTTGAAATAtggcatttttgtttttggccAAAATGgtttcccattttaaaattcctgaaaaggggaaaaggaatttttatttttattttttttattttataattttagggTCACATAAATTAAGTTGAAAAATATGGCCATTTTTAGGTACACAAGGCAACCAACTTCTGGGCAAAAAGGACTCGTTTCTCCATCAGCACAACAGCTTGAGAATTCTTTCAATTTGACTTCAAAACTGGGAGAGGCTGATAATTCccatgattttatgaaaatcaaaatcaatttgtGAAACAAAATAAAGGGCATAGTATATTTTATACCAATTAACAGGGGAGACAAATGATAGAAGGATCCAAAATGGTTGATGAATTACTCCTACATTAagacaaaatgaaaatgaaagaaaaaaagaatacttCAATTTCTTTAATGTGAAGTTTGTTTCCagctttttctcattttctttaatcgTCCAGTCATCATGATCTAGAGGAATGATAAGAGAATCATGAAATGGTGATAATACTACATCACTGGAAGTTCTGATCCACCCACAAGGAAGGCAACCAAATGAAGACAATCATTTCATCAAAGAGAAGGCTGGGGAAATATTTCTATAGAAATAACCATTATTTAATGATCAAAGTAGCTACTTTTGGATTATACAGACATTTCAAAGACTGATCAATCCAGATATACAAAGACAACACACATACAGGGAACTTCCCAGTACAGGTTTATATAAAGAATTTGGTGAGCCTCCACTCACTTTAGAAGAATATAGTAGGCCACCCAGCTCCACCTAGTATATGCAAACAGAAGGAGATACATACGGTGACAACGGAGCACTTTGCAGAAACATATCTCACCACTTGGAGCCCCCCATCAACAAGTGTCTCACGAACAGCATTAACGCTTTTCTTCAATCCATCATATAGTTTCTCCAGCAAAAGCTCCAAGAAAGATTGGACTGTTTCCAATGTGATTGTCAGTGTCATACTGATGATGAACTTTCTATAGCTCGGTACAGCCAAGGTAGACAACAGTTTCCCCAACCACCCACCCTTCTCAATCTCATCATACAACTCCTCTCCTTTCAATTCAGCTGATAATGCTTCTTGCCCGaaaattccatttccaaatgaacCTTGGCCTTGATCTTTGCCGAGGTAGGAAGAACCTGAACTGGAACTTGTCAGCACCTGGTAGGATGTTTTGACAAGAGTTTCCACGGCTCCATTGCAGACTGATAACAGCAAGTCTCTCACCTCCTTCTCATGCTTAGGGTTAGTCAGTCCCGACAAGATCTCATCATAGGTGTTGATATCCTTCGTCTTCTCTAGGTAAACCGCAACGGCTGTGCTGACAAACAGCTGGATGCAGTCACCTATGAGCTCTTTGCACTTTTCGCTGCATATCACATTGACCAATCCTGGAATACAAGTGACCTGGGAACCAGTATCATCCACACAAGACTGCCCTTCTGAAAACAAAGCCATCACCATGTTCTTAGCAAAGCTTCCAACAACAGCTGAAGCAAAGCCAGACCCAGCAGGAGTAAGGAGCTTGTCCACAACTCGGTCCAGAAAACTAGAAACGTCGCTCATTTCGTTGGATGTTGATCCATAACCGTTCAGAAATCCCACCGTTACAGCTTGTGTAACACCAGTCATGGACTCCGAAAACTCCTTGGAACTCATTATTTTAGAGAGCTGCTTCAAACTCTTCGGGATCTGATCGGAATCCGATTCAAGGAACGCTTTGAGATCCCTTGAGACAAGCCCCACCGTCTGGGCTGAATCAGAGCTCGCTTCAACAATGGACGCCAGGGCTTCCAGAAGCTTACAGAGCTTGTTCCTCTTATCCACCAGGGAAGGCGATTGATAAACCCTATAGACACCATAACTGGTGAAACCAAAAGCTGCTAGTACAACAGCCAACTTCCTCTTCTGGAAAAAATCCAATCCTTCGTTCAAAAGTTGCAGATCCATAGAACAAAGTACAGCAGAAACAGGAAGTgaaaacaagaacaaaagaacaaaataattCAGAATCTGAAAGGTGAAAGACTAGGCTCTCTCAACAGTGGAATCAGGCCGGCCCAATGGGTTGGAGGCCTTTTGTGCcatgaaaaatcatattttgctAGCCATCTAGCTACTATTTCCCAAGAACCAAACATTGACTTATTTAGGGTTTGAATCATCCCAAGAGTCGGTGAGACATTAATGTGGAGGAGGgattgaaagaaatgagagaagtGACGTCAAAGCCGTTTCAGTGAAGGTGGGAAAGGGATGAGAACGGTAGAACTCAGCCTCATCCATtagaagaaaaagtgaagatAATTGATGTCAGACTGGTGACATTGAGGTGGTAATGTGGTATAAGTCTTCCAGAAATATGTCATGTACATGTTGCTTCCACGGCTGACCGAATAACTTCATTGGATTTTTCACACGTGACAATCCGAAGCTGTTTTTTCCCAGCCCGtaattttcccatttttccACGTTACATTCACCACTCGCCTTTTTACATGCAAtattaaaaccttttattttattgttcttgaacTTTTTGAAATTTGTCCAGTATTAATATGTTCTGTTCTTTTTATTACAAGTGGCAAAAATTAAGATCTCGGAAGAAATCATGGACTTTTGGGCCTGCACCCACCTATAATCTGGAACTATATCTGGGCTTTCAGGTTCCCAAACAGGCCCATTAATATACCCTGTTGAAGCCCAAGTCTCGATTTTGAAAACACATGGTTTGACAGCAGCGAAAGCGAGCCGCCGCCGCCGCAAATCGAAGATGATGATGGGGGATACCAGAGGAAGCGGCCACGTAGGTGGTTGAAAGCATACGTGGCAGAATCTCAAGGAAAGATTCCCATTGCTCCTAACTCCTCACGCGCACCCATCAGTCCCCCATCAGCCCTTtgcagaaagagagagaaagggacAGATAAAGATTGAGGCGGTGTGGTGAGTCTAGGTATCTCAATTTGCAAATCTGGCCACGAAATAAGGGAGTAGAAGAGAAGGGTGTCCAGCCCTGTCCTGTACAAGGTATATTGATTCCATGTATTTCGGGTGTCCGTTGAATACGACTCTATGGCAGACCCCAACAATGCGCTCCGCTCCTAAATTTTTCTTCCacctttctttccttccacgCCCCTCCTCGTCTTCTCCTATTGAGCTTCTCTGTCCACTGATTTGCTTCTTTCCTCTATGGGTGAGTGATTAGGGCTATGCGTTTGAGATGGGAGTTTGTGTTGATTCCTGTTTCTCTTTTGACTTTCTAGGGTTTTACAACGGTTACGATTTCTCAAGGgtctctttctttccttcatttctGTACCATAGCTGAGGTCTCTCTTTTTATCACGGGAAGTTCGTTTCATTGGAGATCTTTTCTTTAGAAAATCCAGGCcatataaaccttttttttttcctcgtcCACGCATTGATtgactttcttttgtttttcgcATTCCAAGCATGTATAGCTGTTTCTTTAAACTAGTAGTACACAAAAGTCATCAATGGTTTATCTGAATCTGAGTTGGAGACAGTTTTCTCCCTAGGATAGACCAgaagaagaagtagaagaaAGTTCGTGGCAGAAGTTCTAGGATAATAGTCTTGAGAAGCAAGCAAGACGCGCCAGCTTATCTCTTGCATATTGTTGGTTTACGGTTTACTTACGTCTTATTGTATTTTTGTATTGAATATTCTAAAACTctactctatatatatataaacgcAGGCGTTGCCGCCATAGACTTCATTCCAAGAAGCAACTCAAGGCAAAGTTCAGAGGATGGAGAACTTCTACAAGCCTTATTTTGATCCAGACTATGAATCACTCATTGAAAGAATACATCCCCCAAGGTATCTAACTTGGATCATTCTCAGTTTAGTTTCCTCCAttgatttaattcttttaatgttTGATAGCAAATAGCATTGGTACTGTTGCAGGGTCTGTATCGATAACGACGCATGCCAAGACTGCACACTTGTTAAGGTTAGAAACACTATTAAACTACGAAGTACATATGTGTCTGGGACTTTTTGTTGTTTAGATGACCAGAGATAGGAGAAGTTTATGTGAATATTGATGTCTAAGTATTATAATTGAGAATGGCCACTGCTGTGGAAGATTCCACGTA includes:
- the LOC100852791 gene encoding protein PHLOEM PROTEIN 2-LIKE A10 — translated: MDLQLLNEGLDFFQKRKLAVVLAAFGFTSYGVYRVYQSPSLVDKRNKLCKLLEALASIVEASSDSAQTVGLVSRDLKAFLESDSDQIPKSLKQLSKIMSSKEFSESMTGVTQAVTVGFLNGYGSTSNEMSDVSSFLDRVVDKLLTPAGSGFASAVVGSFAKNMVMALFSEGQSCVDDTGSQVTCIPGLVNVICSEKCKELIGDCIQLFVSTAVAVYLEKTKDINTYDEILSGLTNPKHEKEVRDLLLSVCNGAVETLVKTSYQVLTSSSSGSSYLGKDQGQGSFGNGIFGQEALSAELKGEELYDEIEKGGWLGKLLSTLAVPSYRKFIISMTLTITLETVQSFLELLLEKLYDGLKKSVNAVRETLVDGGLQVVRYVSAKCSVVTVCISFCLHILGGAGWPTIFF